Proteins found in one Fusarium keratoplasticum isolate Fu6.1 chromosome 12, whole genome shotgun sequence genomic segment:
- a CDS encoding Amidase, with protein sequence MDPQATPREPTGFLNYPKPTQGPESVLQRGKLANPVLRGPLLVIFAFLIEWVRLVRELVWHNARFDSLRHIRQELECYEARYDPTVIPIPCDTTSSDEEFDLGAPSSPTLVPSEPMTEAPYYSVSDYRAMYLSGQATPTDVARALLPLIRRDISPQGKHSTAWIDTKVELVLKAAEESTIRYRQNRSLGPLDGVPASIKDDFDLDGYDMTMGSNMNYAGRAVKGGSITNWSVRKLQEAGVIILGKLTMHEFGMDTTGNNPNHGTPLNPFNSGYYAGGSSSGAGYAVGAGLIPIALGGDAGGSLRVPAAYCSVFGLKPTHGRLSSYPTPNPAPTCSVQGPMAADMYSLATVYETIANPHPSSPFPQLCREPSRPSTKFLGVYEPWFSCAALGVQDLTRSLVGKLCTDHGYTIVPISIPFTEEGQIAHAMTVLTDAASLLPDTKDITAATKILLAVGRTTPATDYLLAQKLRSLLMQHLSHLWQMYPGMLIVTPTTACAGAPIRGGESELKYGVSDGNLTIESMTYVWLANFCGLPSISVPAGFVIPEGQDRAGEEADERTEGKVPIGLMATGEWCSEKVLLDFGVDAEAAGSERRCRPPIWEDMIKQAKMLSQAREKSCPNEKEESI encoded by the exons ATGGACCCTCAAGCCACTCCAAGAGAGCCCACTGGGTTTTTAAACTATCCGAAGCCCACCCAAGG GCCTGAGAGTGTCTTGCAGAGAGGAAAGTTAGCAAACCCTGTTTTGAGAGGACCGTTGTTGGTCATCTTCGCCTTTCT GATTGAATGGGTTCGGCTGGTCCGAGAGTTGGTTTGGCACAATGCCCGCTTCGATTCATTACGCCACATTCGACAAGAACTCGAGTGCTACGAGGCACGATACGACCCAACAGTTATCCCTATCCCGTGCGATACCACTTCCTCAGATGAAGAGTTCGACCTTGGTGCTCCTTCATCGCCAACACTTGTACCATCCGAGCCGATGACCGAGGCACCATACTATTCAGTTTCCGATTACCGAGCCATGTACCTATCCGGACAGGCTACGCCGACCGATGTTGCCCGCGCCCTGTTACCATTGATCCGACGCGATATCAGCCCTCAAGGGAAGCATTCAACAGCATGGATCGACACTAAAGTAGAGCTGGTTCTTAAAGCCGCCGAAGAATCGACAATTCGTTATCGCCAGAACCGATCTCTTGGACCTCTTGATGGCGTCCCCGCGTCGATCAAGGACGATTTCGATCTCGACGGTTACGATATGACGATGGGTTCCAACATGAATTACGCCGGACGAGCTGTGAAGGGTGgttccatcaccaactgGAGTGTGCGAAAACTACAAGAAGCGGGGGTTATCATTCTGGGGAAGCTCACTATGCATGAGTTCGGGATGG ATACTACCGGTAACAATCCTAATCATGGTACACCACTCAACCCCTTCAATTCGGGGTATTATGCTGGCGGAAGCTCATCGGGAGCTGGTTATGCAGTTGGTGCTGGCTTGATCCCAATCGCTCTTGGTGGTGACGCTGGCGGAAGTCTTCGTGTCCCAGCGGCATACTGTTCAGTCTTTGGTCTCAAGCCTACTCACGGCCGTCTCTCCTCGTATCCGACACCAAACCCGGCTCCGACTTGTTCAGTTCAAGGACCCATGGCAGCCGACATGTACTCGCTCGCTACCGTCTACGAGACTATCGCAAACCCTCATCCTTCTTCGCCGTTTCCTCAACTCTGCCGAGAACCTTCGAGGCCTTCGACAAAATTTCTTGGAGTTTATGAGCCATGGTTTTCATGTGCAGCATTGGGTGTTCAGGACTTGACCAGGAGTCTTGTTGGCAAGCTCTGTACCGACCATGGATATACTATTGTCCCTATTAGCATTCCTTTCACAGAAGAGGGGCAGATTGCGCATGCGATGACTGTCTTAACCGATGCGGCTTCTCTTTTGCCGGACACAAAGGACATCACAGCTGCGACAAAAATATTGCTTGCAGTTGGGCGTACAACACCGGCTACAGATTATCTCCTTGCTCAAAAGCTTCGAAGTCTGTTGATGCAACATCTCTCTCATCTTTGGCAGATGTATCCGGGCATGCTAATCGTCACACCTACTACAGCCTGTGCCGGCGCCCCGATCCGAGGTGGGGAGAGTGAGTTGAAGTACGGAGTCAGCGATGGCAACCTCACGATAGAGAGCATGACCTACGTGTGGCTGGCCAATTTCTGTGGactgccatccatctcagtCCCTGCTGGATTCGTGATCCCGGAAGGACAAGACAGAGCAGGCGAGGAAGCAGATGAGAGGACGGAAGGCAAAGTGCCCATCGGTCTCATGGCGACCGGGGAGTGGTGCAGCGAGAAGGTGTTGCTTGATTTCggtgtcgatgccgaggcagCCGGAAGTGAGAGGCGATGCAGGCCACCTATCTGGGAGGACATGATTAAGCAGGCAAAGATGCTCTCGCAGGCGAGAGAAAAGTCTTGCCCGAATGAAAAGGAGGAGAGCATATAG
- a CDS encoding MFS domain-containing protein, with protein MADRERMHELIRDSPPWYKVPSLIKLYLLLIAPLLTSAAVGFDNSLTNGLQSIDAFMDEFGHPTGSRLGFFGASVSVGGIVGCLICGPLVEYFGRRPLCSAGAVIVVGIAIMQTWATNFEMFVGGKVLIGLGVVLQQAAAPVLVSELAHPKQRVSITAFYNTNIFIGLIVGGWATFGTYPIESNWSWRLPCILQAIIPTYQAIMVWFCPESPRWLISKGRVEEARKILIKWHGDGVETELVRLELQEIIAGIEADQTQIKLNWDGLKSVVGTKGNRHRLWICMWTAIGSQSIGGGYTASYLPLILDQIGMRTQSQKTLINALLNVWNWIVAFIAAMIIPKVGRRTIFLISALGTNVTFIIWTALSAEYDKNPKLGFGIGVLVMIFSGSFFTCLCWIPLVIAYPIEAVTTKQRSIYFSITLLTINLTAFINSYLSPIGIGAIGWRYYLPCVFWNLILLLIIYFTFVETTGMTLEEIATIFDGDEAFENAAAAVGEDLNMKNGEVVELAPTASHKDKPAVPHGGWVVVTGVSGLVGSHVADQALRVGFRVRGTTRSTEKNAWVKEHFQSRYGVENFELFEVPDMVAKGAFENVVAGVSGFIHVEIDTTGSINAHLAIENVVDAAINGIEAAAKESGMKRFVYTSSSFAATFPSPDKDSPSLPRLSMTELSERRIYAASKVEAERRIMAWVKENKPNLVVNMVLPNANIGPIISSTHQGYPTSSRWVKALCGADYDVDLKIPAQHFVNVQDDARLHCIALAHPSVEFERISAVAGPVKSNSIIDILRRQFPQKGYKQVLDDEDDLAVYGPAQRAEELLVEVYGTGFASLEESVSANAAELVN; from the exons ATGGCTGACCGGGAGCGTATGCATGAGCTCATCCGAGACTCTCCGCCTTGGTACAAAGTACCCAGTCTGATCAAGCTATACCTTCTTCTCATTGCGCCCCTCCTCACTTCAGCGGCGGTGGGATTCGACAACAGCTTGACCAATGGGCTCCAATCCATCGATGCTTTTATGGATGAGTTTGGCCATCCCACTGGCTCAAGACTTGGCTTCTTCGGTGCCTCTGTGTCCGTTGGTGGCATCGTGGGCTGCCTTATATGCGGCCCGTTGGTCGAGTACTTTGGTAGACGGCCACTGTGCTCCGCCGGCGCCGTGATTGTTGTGGGCATTGCTATTATGCAGACCTGGGCCACCAACTTTGAGATGTTTGTCGGCGGCAAGGTGCTCATCGGGCTGGGCGTTGTCCTTCAACAAGCAGCAGCGCCAGTTCTTGTATCTGAGCTCGCGCATCCCAAGCAACGAGTCTCGATTACCGCATTCTACAACACAAACATCTTTATCGGTCTAATCGTCGGAGGCTGGGCCACATTTGGCACTTATCCGATAGAGTCGAACTGGTCTTGGAGGCTTCCTTGCATTCTTCAGGCCATCATTCCCACTTACCAGGCTATCATGGTTTGGTTCTGCCCTGAAAGTCCCAGATGGCTCATCTCCAAGGGTCGTGTCGAGGAAGCCCGCAAGATTCTCATCAAGTGGCACGGAGACGGTGTTGAGACTGAGCTCGTTCGCCTGGAGTTACAGGAGATTATCGCTGGCATTGAGGCGGATCAGACGCAGATCAAGCTCAACTGGGATGGACTCAAGAGCGTTGTCGGTACCAAAGGAAACCGTCATCGTCTTTGGATTTGTATGTGGACAGCCATTGGTTCACAGTCCATAGGAGGTGGTTATACTGCCAGCTACCTCCCTCTTATTCTCGATCAAATCGGTATGAGGACCCAGTCTCAGAAGACTCTAATCAACGCCCTCCTCAACGTCTGGAACTGGATCGTTGCCTTTATCGCGGCTATGATCATCCCCAAGGTCGGACGACGAACCATTTTTCTTATCTCGGCCCTTGGAACCAACGTCACCTTTATCATCTGGACTGCTTTGTCCGCCGAGTATGACAAGAACCCGAAGCTCGGCTTTGGTATTGGAGTTCTCGTCATGATATTCTCTGGAAGCTTCTTCACCTGCCTGTGCTGGATTCCGCTGGTCATCGCCTATCCCATTGAAGCTGTCACCACTAAGCAGCGCAGTATCTATTTTTCCATCACCTTGCTCACAATCAACCTCACTGCCTTCATCAACAGTTATCTTAGCCCCATCGGTATCGGCGCGATTGGGTGGCGATATTACCTCCCATGCGTCTTTTGGAACCTGATCCTTCTGCTCATCATCTATTTCACCTTTGTGGAGACCACTGGCATGACTCTGGAGGAAATTGCCACTATTttcgatggtgatgaggctTTTGagaatgctgctgctgccgttgGGGAGGATCTGAACATGAAGAatggtgaggttgttgaacTTGCCCCGACTGCGTCTCATAAGGACAAG CCTGCTGTTCCCCATGGTGGCTGGGTTGTCGTCACTGGCGTCAGTGGTCTCGTTGGCTCGCACGTTGCGGACCAAGCCCTCCGCGTCGGCTTCAGGGTTCGCGGGACTACCCGGAGTACCGAGAAGAACGCATGGGTAAAGGAGCACTTCCAGAGCCGTTATGGCGTGGAGAACTTTGAACTATTCGAGGTGCCAGACATGGTTGCCAAGGGCGCCTTTGAGAATGTGGTCGCAG GCGTCTCTGGCTTCATTCACGTTGAAATTGATACTACAGGCTCGATCAATGCCCATCTTGCGATAGAAAACGTCGTGGATGCAGCCATCAACGGCATCGAAGCTGCAGCAAAGGAGTCAGGCATGAAGCGCTTTGTCTACACGTCTTCCTCTTTTGCGGCCACGTTTCCGAGTCCGGATAAAGACTCGCCATCACTACCGAGACTTTCAATGACGGAGCTGTCAGAAAGGCGAATCTACGCGGCCAGCAAAGTTGAAGCTGAGCGACGAATTATGGCTTgggtcaaggagaacaagcctAACTTGGTAGTTAACATGG TTCTCCCCAACGCGAACATTGGCCCAATTATTAGTTCTACCCATCAAGGCTATCCAACATCTTCTCGCTGGGTCAAGGCCCTTTGCGGAGCAGACTACGACGTCGACCTTAAGATCCCTGCTCAGCACTTTGTCAACGTACAGGATGACGCGCGGCTACATTGTATCGCTCTGGCTCATCCTTCAGTAGAGTTTGAACGCATCTCTGCGGTGGCTGGACCTGTGAAGTCGAATTCCATCATCGACATTCTCAGGAGGCAATTCCCCCAGAAAGGATACAAACAAGTTTtagatgatgaggatgatctGGCAGTTTATGGGCCAGCCCAGCGGGCGGAGGAGCTACTTGTTGAGGTGTATGGCACTGGGTTTGCCAGCTTGGAAGAGAGCGTCTCGGCGAATGCTGCCGAGTTGGTGAATTGA
- a CDS encoding Alpha-L-rhamnosidase — protein sequence MAVFISKVTFEHHRDALGIGEPRPRISWRFGGNVVDWEQNAYDLEIRRGALTSYHVPSNDSLLVPWPESPLASRESAEVRVRAHGQPGRASTPWSAWATVEAGLLDEASWGGVIPIAASWKVERDKPKRPVYFRKSFDLNSRGLCVARLYITALGLYEAHINGERVGDHVLAPGLQSYHHRHVYNTFDVSGLLHDGRNVIQVTVAEGWYSGRLFSFDPSVTRNHWGDKIGLLSLLHVTLADGSIVKVQTDSSWTASTGPLVDSQIYDGEVYDSRLESSLTEATDDGNNWAAVIELPRIKGALMSPDAPPVRRIEERKPVRIWTSAKGKLLADFGQNLAGWVRIKISGQSGDQVSISHAEVIEDEEIAILPLRSAKARDTFILNGQDSQVLEPRFSYHGFRYIQIDGWPEKDTFDETSVTAVVVHSDLEQTGWFHCSNPLLNQFHQNVRWSMKGNFISIPTDCPQRDERIGWTGDVTAFAATANFLHDCSGFWRGWHRDVWAEMQRDGSMNVPHYVPITAPDRPIEGNWPPVPTAIWGDVAVAGPWQAWQAYGDLDMLEEQYEQAQAWLDIGVDREASGLWNKQGYQWGDWLDPLAPESDAGAATTDKHFVADTYLIGMTDFVARMSRSLNKMNQVIKYEEQAVKLRQAFRDTWLTDGEPRDRTQTAYSLMLYFDVLVDEYDRKKAANALREIISKNEYLVGTGFAGTWTLGHSLRKVGATQDFYKMLLQTRVPSWLYQVVQGATTTWERWDSLLPDGSVNGCGMTSFNHYAFGSVADWIHGTVGGLRQGCPGWKEVIVAPVPGGNVMSAETRYVSGYGTVDVQWWIEGGEKAAGRKGFHLKVTIPPNSKARVVMPGGGETFEIGSGFYEFHDPHYSLSKGEQS from the coding sequence ATGGCAGTCTTCATATCCAAGGTCACTTTTGAACATCACCGCGATGCCCTTGGAATAGGCGAGCCACGGCCTCGTATCTCATGGCGCTTCGGCGGCAATGTTGTTGACTGGGAACAAAACGCCTACGATCTCGAAATCAGACGAGGAGCTCTCACATCATATCACGTCCCCAGCAATGACTCTTTGTTGGTTCCATGGCCTGAAAGCCCATTAGCCTCACGTGAGTCCGCGGAGGTTCGTGTTCGTGCCCATGGCCAGCCTGGGCGGGCTTCAACTCCGTGGTCTGCGTGGGCTACAGTCGAAgccggccttcttgacgaggcGAGCTGGGGCGGTGTGATACCTATCGCTGCATCTTGGAAGGTCGAGCGCGATAAGCCCAAGAGACCTGTCTACTTCCGCAAGTCTTTCGATCTCAACTCAAGAGGCCTATGCGTAGCACGACTCTATATCACTGCACTCGGTCTTTATGAAGCTCACATCAACGGCGAGCGCGTGGGAGATCATGTCCTGGCACCTGGCCTACAGTCCTACCATCACCGACATGTTTACAACACCTTTGATGTCAGCGGCCTGTTACACGATGGCCGTAATGTCATCCAAGTCACTGTTGCCGAAGGATGGTATTCGGGAAGACTGTTCAGCTTCGATCCCAGTGTGACACGGAACCACTGGGGGGACAAGATTGGTCTTCTGTCATTGCTACATGTCACTCTCGCAGATGGTTCCATCGTCAAGGTTCAAACAGACTCGTCGTGGACTGCCAGCACAGGACCGTTGGTCGACTCTCAGATATACGACGGCGAAGTATACGATTCCAGACTAGAATCTTCTTTGACAGAGGCGACCGATGATGGCAACAATTGGGCCGCAGTCATTGAGCTGCCTCGCATCAAGGGAGCCCTAATGTCGCCGGATGCTCCGCCAGTACGCCGGATCGAAGAACGAAAGCCAGTCCGAATCTGGACCTCTGCTAAGGGCAAGCTCCTTGCAGACTTTGGTCAGAACTTAGCAGGATGGGTTCGCATCAAAATCAGCGGTCAGTCTGGTGACCAAGTTTCCATCTCTCACGCGGAAGtcatcgaggacgaggagattgCAATCCTCCCCTTGCGCTCTGCCAAGGCACGCGACACATTCATCCTCAACGGCCAGGACAGCCAAGTACTGGAGCCTCGATTTTCTTACCATGGTTTTCGCTACATACAGATCGATGGCTGGCCAGAAAAAGATACGTTCGACGAAACTTCTGTCACTGCAGTGGTGGTCCATTCTGACTTAGAACAAACGGGTTGGTTCCATTGCAGTAACCCGCTTCTCAACCAATTTCACCAGAATGTTCGCTGGTCAATGAAGGGAAACTTTATCTCTATACCGACCGACTGCCCTCAGCGTGACGAACGAATTGGATGGACGGGCGATGTTACGGCTTTTGCCGCCACAGCAAATTTCTTGCATGACTGCTCCGGCTTCTGGAGAGGCTGGCACCGAGATGTTTGGGCTGAGATGCAACGAGATGGATCCATGAATGTTCCTCACTATGTCCCCATCACGGCGCCTGACCGACCTATCGAAGGAAACTGGCCACCGGTTCCCACAGCTATCTGGGGCGACGTCGCTGTCGCCGGTCCCTGGCAAGCTTGGCAGGCTTACGGGGACTTGGACATGCTTGAAGAGCAGTATGAACaggctcaagcttggctCGATATCGGTGTCGATCGAGAGGCATCAGGTCTCTGGAACAAGCAAGGGTACCAATGGGGTGACTGGCTGGACCCTTTGGCTCCCGAGTCAGACGCTGGGGCAGCTACCACGGACAAGCACTTTGTTGCAGACACCTACTTGATCGGCATGACTGATTTTGTCGCACGAATGTCAAGAAGCTTGAACAAGATGAATCAGGTCATAAAGTATGAGGAGCAGGCCGTCAAGCTGCGTCAAGCCTTTAGGGATACCTGGCTGACGGACGGCGAGCCTCGCGATCGAACTCAGACAGCTTACTCTTTGATGCTGTACTTTGACGTCTTGGTAGATGAATATGACCGCAAGAAAGCAGCAAACGCCCTCCGCGAGATTATTTCCAAGAACGAATACCTTGTCGGGACCGGTTTCGCAGGAACATGGACACTCGGCCACTCTCTACGGAAGGTGGGCGCCACACAAGATTTCTACAAGATGCTACTGCAAACCCGAGTGCCCTCTTGGCTGTACCAGGTGGTTCAAGGGGCAACGACAACATGGGAGAGGTGGGATAGTCTCTTGCCCGACGGGAGTGTCAACGGCTGTGGAATGACGAGCTTCAACCATTACGCGTTCGGATCCGTAGCAGACTGGATCCATGGAACAGTTGGTGGGCTAAGGCAGGGTTGTCCGGGGTGGAAGGAAGTGATAGTTGCACCAGTACCAGGGGGAAATGTCATGAGCGCTGAGACAAGATATGTAAGTGGATATGGGACTGTCGATGTGCAGTGGTGGATAGAGGGAGGGGAGAAAGCGGCTGGAAGAAAGGGATTCCACTTGAAGGTAACTATTCCTCCAAACTCGAAGGCTCGGGTGGTCATGCCAGGTGGAGGTGAGACTTTTGAGATTGGCTCTGGTTTCTACGAGTTCCATGACCCTCACTATTCCTTGAGTAAGGGTGAGCAGAGTTGA
- a CDS encoding Alpha-L-rhamnosidase, with the protein MAETTDLQVFPGATWTASNGRHIQAHGGGFLKVGATWYWHGEDKTEGTCFQNINCYSTNDLAQWKYEGPVLSRQGSGDLGPGRLVERPKVIYNKLTNKYVMWMHIEDLEYKDAKVGVAACDTVTGRFQYRGSFRPLGFESRDIGVFVDDDDKAYLMSEDRPNGLRIYELSNDYLSVTKMLHLFPEHLESPAMIKRNGIYYLLASQLTGWELNDNMYTTSTSLTGPWEPWKLFAEAGTATYGSQVTFILDLGSSVLYMGDRWEHPPLPRSTYVWLPLNISGWTVTLENIDSFVLDARAGGTRDAIPSTMYKPDNENAATASKVTFESRATVSRLTLAIQYTSSFEKEQNLVVAVDGLTCKLAFLPSATPDTLAVTTLHIRGEIPPGQHCFEVVDQRFEPSGLSVRGLVVPNV; encoded by the exons ATGGCTGAAACAACCGACCTTCAAGTATTCCCAG GGGCTACATGGACTGCCAGCAATGGACGGCACATCCAGGCCCACGGCGGAGGCTTCCTCAAAGTGGGAGCCACGTGGTACTGGCAtggcgaggacaagacagAAGGCACATGCTTCCAGAACATCAACTGCTACAGTACCAATGACCTTGCGCAGTGGAAGTATGAGGGCCCTGTTCTGAGCCGTCAGGGGTCTGGCGACCTAGGCCCTGGTCGCCTTGTGGAGCGTCCGAAGGTCATCTACAACAAGTTGACCAACAAATATGTTATGTGGATGCATATTGAAGACCTGGAGTACAAAGATGCCAAAGTGGGTGTCGCAGCCTGCGATACCGTCACTGGTCGTTTTCAGTACAGGGGAAGCTTCCGACCTCTGGGCTTTGAGAGCCGTGACATCGGGGTTTTtgttgacgacgatgataaAGCTTACCTGATGAGCGAAGAT CGTCCCAATGGACTTCGCATTTACGAGCTGTCTAACGACTATCTCTCCGTCACCAAGATGCTCCACCTGTTCCCAGAGCATCTAGAGAGCCCTGCCATGATTAAGCGGAATGGCATCTACTATCTGCTCGCGTCGCAGCTCACTG GCTGGGAGCTCAACGACAACATGTACACGACCTCAACATCTTTGACTGGACCATGGGAGCCTTGGAAGCTCTTTGCTGAGGCCGGAACAGCCACCTACGGCTCACAAGTTACCTTTATTCTGGATTTGGGGTCGTCTGTGCTGTACATGGGAGACCGCTGGGAGCATCCTCCGCTACCACGTAGTACATACGTGTGGCTGCCACTCAACATCAGTGGTTGGACCGTCACCCTGGAGAATATCGACAGCTTTGTTCTGGATGCTAGAGCCGGCGGGACCAGAGATGCCATCCCATCTACCATGTATAAACCTGACAACGAGAACGCCGCCACCGCTTCCAAGGTTACTTTTGAGAGCCGAGCAACGGTTAGCAGATTGACCTTGGCTATTCAGTACACTAGCTCTTTTGAGAAGGAGCAAAACCTCGTCGTAGCAGTTGACGGTCTCACATGCAAGCTGGCTTTTCTTCCCAGCGCGACCCCGGATACCTTGGCGGTCACAACTCTTCATATAAGAGGAGAGATTCCTCCTGGACAACACTGTTTTGAGGTTGTGGATCAAAGATTTGAACCGTCGGGCCTTTCAGTTAGGGGACTCGTTGTTCCCAATGTATAG
- a CDS encoding CBM1 domain-containing protein yields MRVSTFSTFLAGLVASTAAQSDLDPSVWKNLESLPQSKRAFPDHLSNRPVKRQSGWNPPSNLKTPLEEVWKHYESTYGPKGVDDNQNWGFHQIMANKGFLNICVRWDSKKTVTAAQRTKIASKYNEQYQKWFKWLYGYNGFPYENVKVNIVGWAVKDKSLLQGSTDGLDIYTGLDADGIPMCDIGCARDAHLDGDYSGCKAGAARHFDHSLWLTDGLEGGFGWSWGQQVGSEYMLNNLDSDSVHILLHEMGHTFGLDDFYDWTPTGVSNFIMLAGSSMEITDFDGWMYRNWWYYLSQKNGWATGSSSSSSSNSASPVSSATKPSTTKASSTKASATKPTTTKPAAVKTTAAAKPSATSVPSSSSGAAVSAYGQCGGNNWTGATKCASGLKCLKHNDYYSQCVPA; encoded by the exons ATGCGTGTCTCTACTTTCTCCACCTTCCTCGCCGGCCTTGTCGCCTCGACTGCCGCCCAGTCGGATCTCGATCCCTCGGTCTGGAAGAACCTCGAGAGTCTCCCTCAGTCTAAGCGCGCCTTTCCCGACCACCTCAGCAACCGTCCTGTCAAGCGCCAGTCGGGCTGGAACCCGCCTTCGAACTTGAAGACTCCTCTTGAGGAGGTCTGGAAGCACTATGAGTCTACCTACGGACCTAAGGGCGTTGATGACAACCAGAACTGGGGTTTCCACCagatcatggccaacaaggG TTTCCTCAACATCTGTGTCAGATGGGACTCCAAGAAGACTGTGACTGCTGCCCAGCGAACCAAGATTGCTAGCAAGTACAACGAGCAGTATCAGAAGTGGTTCAAGTGGCTCTATGGCTACAACGGCTTCCCCTACGAAaacgtcaaggtcaacattgtgggctgggctgtcaaggacaagagccTGCTCCAGGGCTCGACCGACGGCCTTGATATCTACACTGGCCTCGATGCCGATGGCATTCCCATGTGCGATATTGGATGCGCTCGTGATGCTCACCTCGATGGCGACTACAGCGGCTGCAAGGCTGGCGCTGCTCGTCACTTCGACCACTCTCTCTGGCTGACTGACGGTCTTGAGGGCGGTTTCGGATGGTCTTGGGGACAGCAGGTTGGATCTGAGTACATGCTGAACAACCTTGACTCCGATTCTGTGCACATTCTGCTCCACGAGATG GGCCACACCTTTGGACTGGATGACTTCTACGACTGGACCCCCACTGGAGTTAGCAACTTTATTATGCTTGCCGGTTCCTCCATGGAGATCACCGACTTTGACGGCTGGATGTACCGCAACTGGTGGTACTACCTGTCTCAGAAGAACGGCTGGGCCactggcagcagcagcagcagcagcagcaactctGCTTCTCCCGTCTCTAGTGCCACTAAGCCCTCTACCACCAAGGCTTCTTCGACCAAGGCTTCTGCTACCAAGCCTACTACCACCAAGCCTGCTGCTGTCAagaccaccgccgccgccaagccTTCTGCCACTTCTGTTCCCTCTAGCTCTTCTGGCGCTGCGGTTTCTGCGTACGGCCAGTGCGGCGGAAACAACTGGACTGGTGCTACCAAGTGCGCTTCTGGCCTCAAATGCCTCAAGCACAACGACTACTACTCCCAGTGTGTCCCCGCTTAA